One part of the Nostoc sp. PCC 7120 = FACHB-418 genome encodes these proteins:
- a CDS encoding alpha/beta fold hydrolase, with protein sequence MPYINVRGVDHYYEWVKQPSGDLVKPVMVFVHGWAGSARYWRSTANALSDQFDCLLYDLRGFGRSYGKPTVAQASESVAGADSTQEKSQAIQELTYEIEEYAEDLVVLLDELKLQRVYVNAHSMGASIATMFFNRYPQRVERGILTCSGIFEYDEKAFAAFHKFGGYVVKFRPKWLGKIPFVDRMFMARFLHRPIPKSERKAFLEDFLVADYDTALGTIFTSVSKAQAEVMPQEFAKLQVPTLLVAGEYDQIIPAKMGRQAASLNENVEFVLIPDTAHFPMLEDAPTYLRRVREFLQVATPELQTS encoded by the coding sequence ATGCCTTATATCAATGTTCGTGGCGTTGATCATTATTACGAGTGGGTGAAACAACCATCGGGCGATTTAGTTAAGCCTGTGATGGTTTTCGTTCATGGTTGGGCTGGTTCAGCTAGATACTGGAGAAGCACTGCTAACGCTTTATCAGACCAATTTGATTGTTTACTATATGATTTGCGGGGATTTGGACGTTCCTACGGCAAACCGACTGTTGCTCAGGCTAGTGAGTCTGTAGCTGGGGCTGATTCAACTCAGGAAAAATCTCAAGCCATTCAAGAGTTAACTTATGAGATAGAAGAATACGCTGAGGATTTAGTTGTTCTGCTTGATGAATTAAAGCTTCAGCGTGTTTATGTGAATGCTCACTCAATGGGTGCTTCTATCGCCACAATGTTTTTTAACCGCTATCCCCAACGAGTAGAACGGGGAATATTAACCTGTAGCGGTATTTTTGAATATGACGAAAAAGCTTTTGCTGCTTTTCATAAATTTGGTGGTTATGTAGTCAAGTTCCGTCCTAAGTGGTTAGGGAAAATACCATTTGTTGACAGAATGTTTATGGCGAGATTTTTACATCGTCCTATACCTAAAAGTGAGCGCAAGGCTTTCTTAGAAGATTTTCTAGTAGCCGATTATGATACGGCTTTAGGGACAATCTTTACTTCTGTCAGTAAAGCTCAGGCTGAAGTCATGCCCCAGGAGTTTGCTAAGTTACAAGTACCAACTTTATTAGTGGCTGGGGAATATGACCAAATTATCCCAGCTAAGATGGGACGACAAGCCGCTTCCCTAAATGAAAACGTGGAGTTTGTCTTGATTCCCGATACAGCACATTTTCCTATGTTGGAAGATGCGCCTACTTATCTACGGCGGGTACGGGAGTTTTTACAAGTGGCGACACCAGAATTACAAACTAGTTAA
- a CDS encoding type II toxin-antitoxin system HicB family antitoxin — translation MQSQQGYTTVNRPGDNGSFVAHISTISGYNSWGKTPDQARGELIDVFEMIQQEYEENERSLQESVELTSEEERHQLR, via the coding sequence ATGCAGTCTCAACAAGGCTACACCACTGTGAACCGCCCTGGCGATAATGGCTCATTTGTTGCACACATCTCAACAATCTCTGGTTATAACTCTTGGGGAAAAACACCGGATCAAGCTCGTGGTGAACTTATTGATGTTTTTGAGATGATTCAACAAGAGTACGAGGAAAATGAACGTTCTCTACAAGAAAGTGTTGAATTAACATCAGAAGAAGAGCGTCACCAACTCAGGTGA
- a CDS encoding NAD(P)/FAD-dependent oxidoreductase: MNDIVIIGAGIAGLVCAQQLSQAGYSVLVVEKSRGLGGRLATRRLHGTWADHGACYLKPKGELFIRFVELLCDRHILELWTDEVYELQPNTVPRYIAPAGMSAIAKFLAQNLNILLNQRVTEINLTPENTWRLTLESSNEELTAKALVIAIPAPQAAMLLTPLGEDVLGQEFLTNLSAVEFAPCISAIAGYPTSSHPLPNWKAFNFVDDAVLGWIGLDSSKRHQPQQPVFVLQSSASFAQLHLESSDLQPIGQQMLHHAAQTLELPWLDVPEWLQVHRWRYAFPHIFWHNQVLVAQSKLPLVCCGDWCGGNLAEGATLSGLAASVEINNYLNQLILPDVNFLKVFT, from the coding sequence ATGAATGACATTGTAATTATCGGTGCAGGTATCGCTGGTTTGGTTTGCGCCCAGCAGTTAAGTCAAGCTGGGTATTCGGTGTTGGTTGTGGAAAAGTCCCGTGGTTTGGGAGGACGATTGGCGACAAGGCGCTTGCACGGAACTTGGGCAGATCATGGAGCCTGTTATTTAAAGCCTAAGGGTGAATTATTCATCCGTTTTGTAGAGTTATTGTGCGATCGCCATATCTTAGAACTGTGGACAGATGAAGTTTACGAACTCCAACCCAACACCGTACCCCGTTATATTGCACCTGCGGGAATGAGTGCGATCGCTAAATTTCTCGCCCAAAATTTAAATATTTTGCTCAATCAGCGTGTTACAGAAATTAACTTAACACCCGAAAACACCTGGCGTTTAACTTTAGAATCCAGTAACGAAGAATTAACCGCTAAGGCTTTAGTTATTGCTATTCCTGCGCCCCAGGCTGCGATGTTGTTGACACCGTTGGGTGAGGATGTTTTGGGTCAAGAATTTTTGACAAATTTGAGTGCTGTAGAATTTGCTCCGTGTATTAGTGCGATCGCTGGATATCCTACTTCATCTCATCCACTGCCAAACTGGAAAGCCTTCAATTTTGTCGATGATGCTGTTTTGGGGTGGATTGGTTTAGATAGCAGTAAGCGTCACCAACCCCAACAACCAGTATTTGTTTTACAAAGTAGCGCCAGTTTCGCCCAACTTCATTTAGAGTCTTCAGATTTACAACCCATAGGACAGCAAATGTTACACCATGCAGCCCAAACTCTGGAACTCCCTTGGTTAGATGTTCCAGAGTGGTTACAAGTACATCGTTGGCGGTATGCCTTTCCTCATATTTTTTGGCACAATCAAGTTTTAGTAGCTCAATCTAAACTGCCTTTAGTTTGCTGTGGTGATTGGTGTGGTGGCAATCTGGCTGAAGGTGCTACACTCTCTGGGCTAGCCGCATCTGTGGAAATTAACAATTATTTAAACCAGCTAATTCTACCTGATGTGAACTTTCTCAAAGTTTTTACCTAA
- a CDS encoding YaaW family protein has translation MDELRAALELATDEELQDLTAILFSRKFNPLDYVQTPEPIEIQSQNREAWLDSLENRFRFLAADGVTVLRGRTNQVTYRQALIQVCKYLKIPYSQDLTTIDLEAEVFLHLLGQVWKKLPEKEKQKLAMQVQRQLVKTEVKEPLPLLLQSDPLGLLLKGGSALAVTSLVKPFVLQQIARQFAIHFATYQVAKDALVKGSQAATTQFQSYVTLQMARQGMTVSAARYGTVRSLFAFVGPVMWAWFFADLGWRSIATNYGRIIPTIFALAQIRLTRAECWELA, from the coding sequence TTGGATGAACTGAGGGCGGCGCTGGAGTTGGCAACGGATGAAGAATTACAGGATTTAACAGCAATTCTGTTTAGTCGTAAGTTCAATCCCCTAGATTATGTTCAGACACCTGAACCAATCGAAATTCAAAGCCAAAATAGAGAAGCTTGGCTAGATTCGCTAGAAAATCGCTTTCGGTTTTTAGCCGCCGATGGAGTGACAGTATTACGGGGACGGACAAACCAAGTAACTTACCGTCAAGCATTAATTCAAGTCTGTAAGTATTTAAAAATTCCTTACTCTCAAGATTTAACAACAATTGATTTAGAAGCGGAAGTATTTTTACATCTGCTGGGACAAGTTTGGAAAAAATTACCAGAAAAAGAAAAACAAAAATTGGCTATGCAGGTACAACGTCAGCTTGTGAAAACAGAGGTAAAAGAACCTTTACCTCTGTTATTGCAAAGCGACCCCTTGGGCTTGCTGTTAAAAGGTGGTAGTGCTTTAGCTGTCACATCACTGGTTAAACCGTTTGTACTCCAACAAATTGCCCGTCAATTTGCTATTCATTTTGCTACCTATCAAGTGGCTAAAGATGCTTTAGTTAAAGGTTCTCAAGCAGCGACAACACAGTTTCAAAGCTACGTTACATTGCAAATGGCGCGTCAGGGTATGACTGTGAGTGCAGCCCGTTATGGGACAGTTCGCAGTCTCTTTGCCTTTGTTGGCCCGGTAATGTGGGCTTGGTTCTTCGCCGATTTAGGCTGGAGAAGCATTGCCACCAACTATGGTCGGATCATCCCCACTATTTTTGCTTTAGCCCAAATTCGTCTGACCCGTGCTGAATGTTGGGAATTGGCTTGA
- a CDS encoding O-antigen ligase family protein → MSIMLAVLVTWVRQYRSIIRRPINWGFGLLSFLLFVSACFANDKTAAFVGLFNLLPFFLLFTGLGFLIQTTAQLRHIAWILVLGSVPVVIMGFGQLFLGWNLQIQVLWILLDWTIAPGGSPPGRMAALFMHANIFAAYLAIAFTLGIGLLLEQWQARSSGSGEENTQFPTPIIFLTLSVIADFAALILTNSRNGWAIAIIACLAFALYQGWRLLVGGVAAVVTTVLLSAFAPPPIAQVLRQIVPAFFWARLNDQMYPDRPLALMRKTQWQFAWSLTQQRPWTGWGLRNFTDLYKAQMNIDLGHPHNLFLMFSAETGLPSTFLFFGLLSWILFAGSQILWKSNNINQQDKLIFFSYLVVFGEWLLFNTVDVTLFDFRLNTLSWVVMAAIAGNIYYYNQHKKFVKEDN, encoded by the coding sequence GTGAGCATAATGCTAGCGGTGTTAGTAACCTGGGTACGCCAATACCGCAGTATTATCCGCCGTCCTATCAACTGGGGATTTGGACTGCTGAGTTTTTTGCTGTTTGTTTCCGCCTGCTTTGCCAATGACAAAACAGCCGCTTTTGTAGGGTTGTTTAATTTACTGCCATTCTTTTTGTTATTTACTGGTTTAGGTTTCCTGATTCAGACAACTGCTCAATTACGGCACATAGCTTGGATTTTAGTCCTTGGTTCTGTACCAGTCGTGATTATGGGCTTTGGGCAGTTGTTTTTGGGTTGGAACCTGCAAATACAAGTTTTGTGGATTTTATTAGATTGGACGATCGCCCCTGGAGGAAGTCCACCAGGACGCATGGCTGCTCTTTTTATGCACGCCAATATTTTTGCAGCTTATTTAGCGATCGCCTTCACGTTAGGTATAGGATTACTCCTAGAACAATGGCAAGCAAGAAGCAGTGGTAGCGGCGAGGAAAATACCCAATTCCCAACCCCCATCATTTTCCTAACACTCTCAGTAATTGCTGACTTTGCCGCGTTGATTTTAACTAATTCCCGTAATGGGTGGGCGATCGCTATTATTGCTTGTTTAGCTTTTGCACTTTATCAAGGTTGGCGCTTACTAGTCGGTGGCGTTGCTGCTGTAGTCACCACAGTCTTACTGTCAGCTTTTGCACCTCCCCCTATTGCTCAAGTTTTGCGCCAGATTGTCCCTGCTTTCTTTTGGGCGAGATTAAACGACCAAATGTATCCAGATAGACCACTGGCCTTGATGCGAAAAACTCAATGGCAATTTGCTTGGTCTTTGACTCAGCAACGTCCTTGGACAGGGTGGGGGCTGCGTAATTTTACAGACCTTTACAAAGCTCAGATGAACATTGATTTGGGACATCCCCATAATTTGTTTTTGATGTTCTCGGCTGAAACTGGACTACCTAGTACTTTTTTATTTTTTGGATTGCTTAGTTGGATATTATTTGCAGGTTCGCAAATTTTATGGAAATCCAACAATATAAATCAGCAAGATAAATTGATATTTTTCAGCTATCTTGTTGTTTTTGGAGAGTGGCTATTATTCAATACAGTGGATGTAACTCTCTTTGACTTTAGGCTGAATACTCTCTCTTGGGTAGTGATGGCTGCTATTGCTGGAAATATATATTATTACAATCAACACAAAAAGTTTGTTAAAGAGGACAATTGA
- a CDS encoding ATP-binding sensor histidine kinase, protein MNTYVDLAIAIPGYFILEEIYHGSKTVVYRAVREADQQPVVIKLLKREYPTFSELLQFRNQYAIAKNLKIPGIVNLYSLEPYRNSYAMVMEDFGGISLRDYAQQQSLSLTEILTITIQLADILHHIYQQRIIHKDIKPANILINPETKQVKLIDFSIASLLPRETQNIISPNILEGTLAYLSPEQTGRMNRGIDYRSDFYSLGVSLFELLTGELPFTTDDPMELVHCHIAKQPDKFTIPFSCQRRYANRFSNGGESTKLPNEETIPQVVGEIVMKLMAKNAEDRYQNALGLKYDLEKCLAELQETGKVEYFTIGSRDVCDRFIIPDKLYGREAEIETLLAAFNRVSLGATELMLVAGFSGIGKTAVINEVHKPIVRQRGYFIQGKFDQFQRNIPFSAFVQAFRNLMGQLLTESDTQIQQWRSKILEAVGKNGQVIIEVIPELELIIGKQPAAPKLSGTSLQNRFNLLFKKFTQVFTSAEHPLVIFLDDLQWADSGSLKLIQLLMNDTGYLLLIGAYRDNEVNPAHPLMLTVNEIGKNNGTIKKIDLAPLNQLKVNTLVAETLKCSEETAQSLALLVFQKTQGNPFFTTQFLKALHQDNLIQFNYDLGCWQCDIAQVNHQALTDDVLAFMASQLKRLPRATQEVLQLAACIGNQFDLETLAIVWESSPMKTAACLWKALQEGLIIPQSEVYKFFVGQEQEIDHAQTTEIVTYKFLHDRVQQAAYCLIPEAERAIAHHHIGQLLLQKISPAAREEHIFEIVNQLNYGITLITQQSERDELAQLNLNAAQKARAATAYQASREYADTSMTLLGETAWQRQYQLTLTIHELAAEIALLCGDVEQMNQLIETVVNHAKCPLDRVQVYQVKIQALTSRNELLEAIATGKSFLQELGVSLPDHPTPEDVQQAREEINRLIGDRLLGEFINLPKMTDPEKLAIMQISSSLIPACYMTGSLLYLLIVPLQVKLSLQFGNSLFSAHGYVSYAFHLSTTWQNMALAQQLGQIAYQLASEPEAKNIRAATFIVLGGYFYHCTSHLQDTLPIIQEGCIAGLETGNLEFFGYNVQNFGMNAYWSGESLSEFASQMCTYHQQLLDFNLVTSANHCFVYWESALILLGKSADEISLRQDAYAEKIVTEALASNDLWRLFQFYLYRLVLNFLLADPRAKQDAEKARQYLTGCMGSVAEPIFYFYDSLTALAELHQSPAGRDSQWQRVRENQAILDKWADHAPMNYLHKWQLVAAETHRLLEQKTEAMEFYEMAIKGAKENKYLRDEALANELAAKFYLDWGKEKVAAVYMQEAYYCYARWEAKAKTNDLEKRYPQLLQPILQERQFKFNFQETIAVPGTSSSTLSSTLGSTSISDTLDFASILKAAQVISTSLELDELITNLTEIILENSGAKKSALLLPQEDIWQIKAMTLSNFQPNSSESTQTILESQPLETCEDIPKNIIYYVKNTQQTVVIDNLQTDIPGLIGEYMLQHQPQSVFCTPMMNQGHLVGILYLENRLTRGVFTSDRLEVIRLLSAQAAVSLEKARLYQESQTKAQQLKQSLKQQKILFNVVNQMRQSLDLNAIFCVVTQNIRRILDVDRVGIYQFHLDVNYEYGEFVAEDVSPAFPSALAVKVQDHCFGENYANLYKQGRICAITDVQSSEILDCHRQILAQFHVRASLVVPIMQEEELWGLLCIHQCDRPRQWEPLEMQFAQQVGAQMGIALKQTDLLIQTQKQATQLEHTLQHLQQTQLQLVQNEKMSALGNLVAGVAHEMNNPLGFIAVSLQHTQPTFADIMEHLKLYQESLPHPGDKILHHAAQIDLDYILEDLPKLIEAMVMACDRLKNISTSLRTFSRADKDYKIPFNIHKGIDSTILILKHRLKANDKRPAIEVITEYGNLPHIECFPGQLNQVFMNILANAIDALEDANNGLSYAEITANNNRIIIRTTQVNNHVRISITDNGIGMSEELKQHIFEHLFTTKGVEKGTGLGLAIARQIVVEKHGGAIEVNSQLGQGTEFVIIFPITAESANKY, encoded by the coding sequence ATGAATACGTATGTAGATTTGGCGATCGCAATTCCTGGTTATTTTATATTAGAAGAAATTTATCATGGCTCCAAAACAGTTGTTTATCGGGCAGTAAGAGAAGCAGATCAGCAACCTGTGGTGATTAAACTGCTCAAGCGCGAGTATCCTACCTTTAGTGAACTGTTACAGTTTCGCAACCAGTATGCGATCGCTAAAAACTTAAAGATTCCCGGCATTGTCAATTTATATAGCTTGGAACCATACCGCAATAGTTATGCAATGGTGATGGAAGATTTTGGCGGCATTTCTTTACGAGATTATGCCCAACAGCAATCGCTTTCCTTAACTGAAATTTTGACTATTACCATTCAACTAGCAGATATTCTGCATCATATTTACCAACAAAGGATAATTCATAAGGATATTAAACCTGCAAATATTCTCATTAATCCAGAAACTAAACAGGTTAAATTAATCGATTTTAGTATCGCCTCTCTACTACCTAGAGAAACCCAAAATATTATTAGTCCTAATATTTTAGAAGGAACTCTTGCCTATTTATCACCAGAACAGACTGGTAGAATGAACCGAGGAATTGACTATCGTAGTGATTTTTATTCTCTGGGTGTCTCGCTTTTTGAATTACTCACTGGAGAATTACCATTTACTACTGATGATCCAATGGAGTTGGTTCATTGTCATATTGCTAAACAACCTGATAAATTTACAATACCCTTCTCCTGTCAGAGACGCTACGCTAACAGGTTCTCCAATGGAGGAGAAAGCACGAAATTACCAAATGAAGAAACCATTCCCCAAGTTGTTGGTGAGATCGTGATGAAGTTAATGGCAAAAAATGCCGAAGACCGTTATCAAAATGCCTTGGGTTTGAAATATGATTTAGAAAAATGTCTGGCAGAATTACAAGAAACTGGTAAGGTTGAATACTTTACAATTGGCAGTCGGGATGTATGCGATCGCTTTATTATTCCTGACAAACTATATGGGCGAGAAGCAGAAATAGAAACCTTACTAGCAGCCTTTAATAGAGTGAGTCTTGGGGCTACAGAATTGATGCTGGTAGCTGGTTTTTCCGGAATTGGTAAAACGGCGGTAATCAACGAAGTTCATAAACCTATTGTTCGTCAACGTGGCTATTTTATTCAGGGTAAATTTGACCAATTTCAACGGAATATTCCCTTCTCAGCATTTGTGCAAGCTTTCCGTAATTTAATGGGGCAATTACTCACAGAAAGTGATACTCAGATTCAGCAATGGCGAAGCAAGATTCTAGAAGCTGTAGGTAAAAATGGACAAGTAATTATCGAAGTTATACCAGAATTAGAACTGATTATTGGTAAGCAACCAGCAGCACCAAAACTATCAGGTACGTCTTTACAAAACAGATTTAATTTATTATTTAAAAAATTCACTCAAGTCTTTACCAGTGCTGAACATCCATTAGTAATATTTCTTGACGATTTGCAATGGGCTGATTCTGGTTCGTTGAAATTAATTCAGTTGTTAATGAATGATACAGGTTATTTGCTTTTAATTGGTGCATATCGGGATAACGAAGTTAATCCAGCACATCCATTAATGTTAACGGTGAATGAAATTGGCAAAAATAATGGCACTATCAAGAAGATTGATTTAGCACCATTAAATCAATTAAAGGTGAATACATTAGTAGCGGAAACCCTTAAATGTTCAGAGGAAACAGCCCAGTCCTTGGCTTTATTAGTATTCCAAAAAACTCAGGGTAATCCTTTCTTTACTACACAATTTCTTAAGGCACTACACCAGGATAATCTAATTCAATTTAACTACGATTTAGGATGTTGGCAGTGTGATATTGCCCAAGTTAACCATCAAGCTTTGACAGATGATGTGCTTGCCTTTATGGCATCTCAACTAAAAAGACTGCCGCGAGCAACTCAAGAAGTATTACAGTTAGCTGCTTGTATTGGCAATCAATTTGATTTAGAAACTTTAGCAATTGTTTGGGAATCATCGCCGATGAAAACGGCGGCTTGTTTATGGAAGGCATTACAAGAAGGTTTGATCATCCCTCAAAGTGAAGTTTATAAGTTTTTTGTTGGGCAAGAACAAGAAATAGATCATGCACAAACTACGGAGATTGTTACATATAAGTTCCTTCATGACAGGGTGCAACAAGCTGCCTATTGTTTGATTCCAGAAGCTGAACGGGCGATCGCCCATCACCACATAGGACAATTACTACTACAAAAAATCTCACCCGCAGCTAGAGAGGAGCATATCTTTGAAATAGTCAATCAGTTAAACTACGGCATTACACTGATTACACAACAAAGCGAACGAGATGAACTCGCCCAACTCAACCTGAATGCGGCGCAAAAAGCCAGAGCTGCAACAGCTTATCAAGCCAGTCGTGAATACGCCGACACAAGCATGACACTTTTAGGTGAAACTGCTTGGCAGCGACAATATCAATTGACTCTCACCATCCATGAATTAGCGGCGGAGATTGCCTTATTGTGTGGGGATGTTGAGCAGATGAACCAGTTGATTGAGACGGTGGTTAACCATGCCAAATGCCCCTTGGATCGGGTGCAAGTTTACCAAGTCAAAATCCAAGCTCTTACCTCCCGCAATGAGTTGTTAGAGGCGATCGCCACAGGTAAATCCTTCTTGCAAGAACTAGGGGTCAGCTTGCCTGATCATCCCACTCCAGAGGATGTACAGCAGGCTAGAGAGGAAATTAACAGATTAATTGGCGATCGCCTCCTGGGGGAATTTATCAATCTGCCGAAGATGACAGACCCGGAAAAACTTGCCATCATGCAAATTTCCAGCAGTCTCATCCCTGCTTGTTACATGACAGGTTCACTGTTGTATCTGTTGATTGTTCCCTTACAGGTGAAACTTTCTCTGCAATTTGGTAACAGTCTGTTTTCTGCTCATGGTTACGTGAGTTATGCCTTTCATCTGAGTACAACATGGCAAAACATGGCATTGGCCCAGCAGTTGGGACAAATAGCTTACCAGCTAGCCTCGGAGCCAGAGGCCAAAAACATTCGCGCCGCCACTTTCATTGTTTTGGGAGGATATTTCTATCACTGCACATCTCATCTGCAAGACACACTGCCAATTATCCAAGAAGGATGTATTGCAGGATTAGAAACGGGTAATTTGGAATTTTTTGGCTACAACGTGCAGAATTTTGGGATGAACGCTTACTGGAGTGGTGAATCTTTGAGCGAATTTGCATCCCAAATGTGTACTTATCATCAGCAGTTACTCGACTTTAATTTGGTGACAAGTGCAAATCATTGTTTCGTTTATTGGGAATCAGCATTGATTTTACTAGGAAAATCAGCTGATGAGATTTCATTACGCCAAGATGCCTATGCCGAGAAAATTGTGACTGAAGCACTAGCTTCTAACGATTTGTGGCGACTATTCCAGTTTTACCTGTATCGCTTGGTGCTGAATTTTCTGCTAGCAGATCCTCGCGCCAAACAAGATGCAGAAAAAGCTAGACAGTATTTAACTGGTTGTATGGGGAGTGTAGCCGAACCAATTTTTTACTTCTACGATTCCTTAACAGCATTGGCTGAACTTCACCAATCACCAGCAGGCCGAGATAGTCAATGGCAACGAGTCCGAGAAAATCAAGCAATTCTGGACAAATGGGCAGACCATGCACCAATGAATTACCTACATAAATGGCAATTGGTGGCAGCAGAAACACATCGTCTGCTTGAACAGAAAACTGAGGCCATGGAATTTTATGAGATGGCAATTAAAGGTGCAAAAGAAAATAAATACCTCCGAGACGAAGCCCTAGCCAATGAACTTGCCGCAAAGTTTTATCTGGATTGGGGAAAAGAAAAAGTTGCCGCAGTTTATATGCAGGAGGCTTATTATTGCTATGCTCGTTGGGAAGCTAAAGCCAAAACTAACGACTTAGAAAAACGCTATCCCCAACTGCTCCAACCAATTCTGCAAGAACGACAGTTTAAATTTAACTTTCAAGAAACTATAGCTGTTCCTGGCACATCTTCATCTACCCTCAGTTCCACATTAGGTAGTACTAGTATCTCCGACACCCTAGATTTTGCCTCTATCTTAAAGGCTGCTCAAGTTATTTCCACTTCCTTAGAATTAGACGAACTCATCACCAATCTCACTGAGATTATTTTAGAAAACTCTGGGGCAAAAAAATCTGCACTGCTGCTTCCCCAGGAAGATATTTGGCAAATCAAAGCCATGACTTTGAGCAACTTCCAACCAAATTCTTCCGAATCTACCCAAACTATCCTGGAATCACAACCATTAGAAACTTGTGAAGATATCCCCAAAAACATTATTTACTATGTCAAAAATACCCAACAAACCGTTGTCATAGATAATCTACAAACAGATATTCCAGGACTGATTGGGGAATATATGTTGCAACATCAACCCCAGAGCGTATTTTGTACGCCAATGATGAATCAGGGGCATTTAGTGGGGATTCTCTATTTAGAAAATAGACTAACAAGGGGAGTCTTCACTAGCGATCGCCTGGAAGTGATCCGCCTCTTATCTGCCCAAGCCGCAGTCTCTCTAGAAAAAGCTCGTCTTTATCAAGAATCTCAAACAAAAGCTCAACAGCTAAAACAATCCCTCAAACAACAGAAAATCTTGTTTAATGTTGTTAATCAGATGCGCCAGTCTTTAGACTTGAATGCTATTTTCTGCGTAGTTACCCAAAATATTCGTCGTATTCTCGATGTTGATCGGGTGGGAATCTATCAGTTTCACCTAGATGTAAATTATGAATATGGCGAGTTTGTCGCCGAAGATGTATCACCTGCGTTTCCTTCTGCTCTAGCAGTCAAAGTTCAAGATCACTGCTTTGGTGAAAACTATGCCAACCTCTATAAACAGGGACGCATCTGTGCAATAACCGATGTACAATCATCGGAGATTTTAGATTGTCATCGGCAAATTTTGGCACAGTTCCATGTTAGAGCATCATTGGTAGTACCAATTATGCAGGAAGAAGAACTGTGGGGACTACTCTGTATTCACCAATGCGATCGCCCTCGTCAATGGGAACCATTGGAAATGCAATTTGCCCAGCAAGTCGGCGCGCAAATGGGTATTGCCCTTAAGCAAACAGACTTATTAATCCAAACGCAAAAACAAGCCACCCAACTAGAACACACACTGCAACATCTCCAGCAAACCCAACTTCAGTTAGTACAGAATGAAAAAATGTCTGCATTGGGTAATTTAGTTGCAGGGGTAGCTCATGAAATGAATAATCCATTGGGCTTTATTGCCGTCAGCTTGCAACATACTCAACCCACTTTTGCTGATATTATGGAGCATTTGAAACTATATCAAGAAAGTCTGCCCCATCCCGGAGATAAAATCCTCCATCATGCCGCACAAATTGACTTAGATTACATCTTAGAAGACTTACCCAAGTTAATTGAGGCGATGGTAATGGCGTGCGATCGCCTAAAAAATATCAGCACTAGTCTTCGCACTTTTTCACGAGCAGATAAAGATTACAAAATACCTTTTAACATTCATAAAGGTATCGATAGTACCATTTTAATTTTGAAACATCGATTGAAAGCTAACGACAAACGTCCAGCGATTGAGGTAATAACTGAGTACGGTAATTTACCCCACATTGAATGCTTTCCTGGACAATTAAATCAGGTATTTATGAATATCTTAGCAAATGCCATTGATGCTTTAGAAGACGCAAATAATGGTTTGAGTTATGCAGAAATTACAGCGAACAATAACCGCATTATAATTCGTACCACCCAAGTAAATAACCACGTCAGAATTTCTATTACTGATAATGGTATCGGTATGAGTGAAGAGTTAAAACAACATATATTTGAGCATTTATTTACGACCAAAGGTGTAGAGAAAGGTACAGGATTAGGACTAGCGATCGCTCGTCAAATTGTTGTAGAAAAGCATGGCGGAGCAATAGAGGTCAATTCTCAACTAGGTCAAGGCACTGAATTTGTGATTATCTTTCCTATAACAGCAGAAAGCGCCAATAAATATTGA